AGATGTTCCAGAGTTTATTGGCTCCAGCATGAGTTTGCAGTTACAACAACTTTGAGTGGACAAGCTCATTGTGACGATGCACTTTAAAGCTGACGCCTTCCTCAGTAACTTTTCTGTCAGCCAGATGTTCCATTAAAGAGCCAACAGCTGTCGGTCAGCGCTGGGTCTGTAGAGACTGACGTTAAAGAAAGAAACCACACATGACTACAACACCGTCACCAGCCTCACACCAGAAAATCAGGAGAAAACGCTCCAGGTTTACCCtcattttaaaaagccacaCATATTTACTCATAGAGGATGTTACAAAAATCTTGACACACCCTGAAGTGTCGAAGCTCTTAATCAGGAACCACAGACATACTGTAAGTTTAAATATACTGGCAGGAAATGtagacacaaataaaaaactaactCCAGTTTCTGGAGAAGGAGTTCAGGTACAGTAGTAATTTCCTAACATTTGTAATGAGACATGCTTCAAAAACATTGTGTCTGACCAGGAAATGACAACTACAGCAACCACTGCACCTCCCCTGGACTGCTGTCTCCAGGAGGCGCCATGAAGAGCATGCAGGATAAAAGTCCCCCGATGAGCATGAGCCGTAAACCTGATCTGCGAACACTGATGCCCCCCGCCAACAAGTGCAACAACATACCAACCATTGTAAGCGCTTCCTTCTGATTAGTctgatttctttcatttcatgaGTCGAGTTTTGTGCACATGCTCATTTTAGTTTGTGCTTTAACGCTGCCCTCCAGTGTGAGGACTTTGACCTGATGTTGGTAAGTAGTTCTCAGCAGACGTGGTGCTCAACAGAGCAAACACTGGAATACACTTGAGCCCTTATTCTCTGAAATAAGCAAATCTAGATTCAAAAGACAGAAGTTTTTGATGATAAACCGAGCCTGATAACTACATAACGCTGAGTGACGTCTTCCATTTTCTTTGCAGAACCAGAGAATAAATCACTCCCAGACAGCTCAGACCATGTCCACCCCTGCCGTCACTCTCTCTGCCACCACTATGCCCAGTCAGGGGATGGGCGGGTATCCGTCTGCGCTCTCCTCATCTTATGGCACAGGTGATTACAACAGAACCACACTGCTGCTAACCTTCAGAGGTTTCCTCAGGATTGCTCAGGagggttttcttcttcttctccttcagagTTCTCCCTCGGCACCGACCTGTCCTCTCTGTCTGGTTTTGGAGGTTCTGGTCTTGGATCAGTGACGAATTGGCAGCAACAGCAGATACAGATACAGCACTCAGCATTGGGGCACATGGGGTGAGGAGCTGTGTAGATGACCTTCTATATCATCAGCATGTATCAACAGGATGTGGCACGCCTatgaaaatatcagaaaatgcAGATTCAACAGCTCCCCTCCAGAGTCAGTAGCTCTCTGCAGCCACAAGAGGGCAGTAAATTACAGGCTGGATACAAACAGGGAACGTGAGGTCGTTCACAGGAAACTGTTCAGAAACAGAAGGAGAGAGCTTGCTTTCCTGCTGGCATCAGTGGATGTCACTTTTTAGATTTTTAGCTCATCACTTTTTGGTATTTCAACAACTTCAgagtatgaaaaaaaattttttttaactgtatttttgAGAATTACCCTGAAAAACAGATATTTTCAGGGAGCCCAAGTGTTGCATAATCACATTTGTGGATCACATTCACATTTGAATGTGATCCACCTGCATTTTTGCTTCAAATGGAAAATGGCAGCCAGAAAAAGGTTTTACTCCTGGCTCAGGTGGATGAGAATAATAACAACAGGATTAAAACAGGCGTTTTAGTCTTCCTCTAAAGCTCTCTCTAAGTTTTCTTTGCTCTGATGTTAAGAAGCCGTTCTCTTGCTCTGATCTTACAGGAACTTGTGCCAGAACTCAAACCTAAACCTCTCCTCTGGCCATCAGAACGTCCACATCAAGTCTGAGCCGGCCTCCCCTCCCAGAGACCGGATGGTTGGAACAGGACTAGGAGGAGGGATGACCACGGTTGGATACTCCACCACAGGCCGGGGGCCCCACGAACCGGGTCGTTCCCCCGGTGACAGCGCGTCCAGCTGTGGGAGCTCGTATGAAGGCAGCGAGGAGCGAGAGGATCACCATGGGAACGacagcttcctcctcctccgaCCTCTGTCCGGTCAGGAGGAGCGCCACAGCCCGTCAGTTAAACGGATGAGGCTATCAGAAGGCTGGGCGACATGATCAGAGCCGCTCTGCAGCCAGAGGGAGGAGTGTTAGTAAAGTTACCGtgtagtgttattattattattgtaatatCATATTCTTCTTGTACTGAGTGGGTGTGCTATATGTGTAATGGTAACATGTACATGGAGGGCGGGGGCTGGTATATGTGGACTGTATTTCCCACATGTACTGTTGGTAGACTTCACACTAATGACTCCTGGAAGTTCAGGACCAGTATTCAGACTTATCAAACAGTCTTTGATCAAAAGTTGGATTTCAGAGCTTCATCTCATCCTGGGAAATTTTTTTATCccattagattaaaaaaaaagtgaaatagaAAAATTAATCATACACAAACGTAGGCGTGCAAAAAGGACAACATAAAACGTGTCCTGAAATGGAAATATTTCACTAAATctcaaatatatgaaaaataaaagcagttagATTAAAATGAAAGATAAGAAATATACAACTTTTGGTTCATAAGACTTAAA
The sequence above is drawn from the Archocentrus centrarchus isolate MPI-CPG fArcCen1 unplaced genomic scaffold, fArcCen1 scaffold_30_ctg1, whole genome shotgun sequence genome and encodes:
- the mef2ca gene encoding myocyte enhancer factor 2ca, producing MGRKKIQIARIMDERNRHVTFTKRKFGLMKKAYELSVLCDCEIALIIFNSTNKLFQYASTDMDKVLLKYTEYNEPHESRTNSDIVDTLRKKGLNGCESPDIEADDSAGQSPELDDKYRKINEDIDLMINRQRICGLPSSNYDMGVSIPGSNQGGLLYSHQGIGGSLGNHSLLPISHASLQRNSMSPQRPPSTGNAGLMGSELTSTVVSSVGNDNYSNHCTSPGLLSPGGAMKSMQDKSPPMSMSRKPDLRTLMPPANKCNNIPTINQRINHSQTAQTMSTPAVTLSATTMPSQGMGGYPSALSSSYGTEFSLGTDLSSLSGFGGSGLGSVTNWQQQQIQIQHSALGHMGNLCQNSNLNLSSGHQNVHIKSEPASPPRDRMVGTGLGGGMTTVGYSTTGRGPHEPGRSPGDSASSCGSSYEGSEEREDHHGNDSFLLLRPLSGQEERHSPSVKRMRLSEGWAT